A genomic window from Streptomyces mirabilis includes:
- a CDS encoding DUF2809 domain-containing protein — protein sequence MTDPPVTGGGPVRTRLMAAGAAVLTVVVGLGARAGMEGDIAKYAGDALYATLVYALVVLAAPRAKPLTAAGVALGISWAVEFLQLSGVPAELSGRSVVARLVLGSTFHTPDLFWYAVGAALGWFLHAAGRGQPAKRRT from the coding sequence ATGACAGATCCACCGGTGACCGGCGGCGGCCCGGTGCGCACCCGCCTCATGGCGGCCGGGGCGGCCGTGCTGACGGTTGTCGTGGGGCTTGGGGCCAGGGCCGGGATGGAAGGAGACATCGCCAAGTACGCCGGGGACGCGCTCTACGCCACCCTCGTCTACGCCCTTGTTGTCCTGGCCGCGCCCCGGGCGAAGCCCCTGACGGCTGCCGGGGTCGCCCTGGGGATCAGCTGGGCGGTCGAGTTCCTCCAGCTCAGCGGGGTGCCCGCGGAGCTGTCCGGGCGGAGCGTCGTCGCCCGCCTCGTTCTGGGCTCCACTTTCCATACGCCCGACCTGTTCTGGTACGCCGTCGGAGCCGCACTTGGCTGGTTCCTCCACGCCGCAGGCCGAGGTCAACCAGCGAAACGGCGCACATAG
- a CDS encoding magnesium and cobalt transport protein CorA translates to MSERRPRPTAKNGRKPVWRRALNPPAATGVTPPAPRADPPEPEPAADSVVQAALYRDGVRVSTPASLADTFRELRDQPSGMAWIGLARPTEAELLSLAAEFDLHPLAVEDAMEAHQRPKLERYGDTLFVVLSAARYLDAAEEVYFGELHVFVGPDFVITVRHGAAPDLSAVRRRMEDTPELLKLGPEAVLYAILDSVVDGYVPVVAGVQNDIDEIETEVFRGDPEVSRRIYELSREMVEFQRATRPLVGMLHGLMAGFAKYGTEEELQRYLRDVADHVTHTSERVDGFRQALTDILTVNATLVTQQQNAEMRALAEAGFEQNEEIKKISSWAAILFAPTLVGTIYGMNFDSMPELHWALGYPFAIVLMAVVCTSLYVIFKRKDWL, encoded by the coding sequence ATGTCCGAGCGACGCCCCCGTCCGACCGCCAAGAACGGCAGAAAGCCCGTCTGGCGACGCGCCCTGAACCCGCCGGCCGCGACCGGCGTGACGCCCCCGGCGCCGCGCGCCGACCCTCCGGAGCCGGAACCCGCCGCTGACAGCGTCGTACAGGCGGCCCTGTACCGCGACGGCGTACGGGTCTCGACCCCCGCCTCCCTCGCCGACACCTTCCGAGAGCTGCGCGACCAGCCCTCCGGCATGGCATGGATCGGCCTCGCCCGCCCCACGGAGGCCGAACTCCTCTCCCTGGCGGCCGAGTTCGACCTGCATCCGCTCGCCGTCGAGGACGCGATGGAGGCACACCAGCGTCCGAAGCTGGAGCGCTACGGCGACACACTCTTCGTCGTCCTGAGCGCGGCCCGCTATCTGGACGCGGCCGAGGAGGTCTATTTCGGCGAACTGCACGTCTTCGTGGGCCCCGACTTCGTGATCACCGTCCGGCACGGCGCGGCGCCGGACCTCTCGGCGGTGCGCCGACGCATGGAGGACACCCCGGAGCTGCTGAAACTCGGTCCCGAGGCCGTCCTCTACGCGATTCTCGACTCCGTGGTCGACGGCTACGTCCCCGTCGTCGCCGGCGTCCAGAACGACATCGACGAGATCGAGACCGAGGTCTTCCGTGGCGACCCCGAGGTGTCCCGCCGCATCTACGAACTCTCCCGCGAAATGGTCGAGTTCCAGCGCGCCACCCGCCCGCTGGTCGGCATGCTGCACGGCCTGATGGCGGGTTTCGCCAAGTACGGCACCGAGGAGGAACTCCAGCGCTACCTCCGCGACGTCGCCGACCACGTCACCCACACCAGCGAACGCGTCGACGGCTTCCGCCAGGCCCTCACCGACATCCTCACCGTCAACGCCACCCTCGTCACCCAACAACAGAACGCCGAGATGCGCGCACTGGCGGAGGCGGGCTTCGAACAGAACGAGGAGATCAAGAAGATCTCGTCCTGGGCGGCCATCCTGTTCGCCCCGACCCTGGTCGGCACGATCTACGGCATGAACTTCGACAGCATGCCGGAGTTGCACTGGGCGCTCGGATACCCCTTCGCGATCGTCCTGATGGCGGTCGTATGCACCAGTCTGTACGTCATCTTCAAGCGGAAGGACTGGCTCTGA
- a CDS encoding winged helix DNA-binding domain-containing protein: MTTKPKTTTSGVDGSRKGGGGGNRGRGVGAHSAPLLEPRALNRATLARQLLLRRSAGRGVTDAVRHLVGLQAQNVKPPYYALAARLEGFRPEELSTAMEDRAVVRIVTLRSTIHSHTADDALTLRPLVQGARDRELNNFRRGLAGVDLDRLAVIARELVEAEPHTMKQLREELLVHWPDADPFALSVAARCRLPLVQVTPRGLWGRSGQVALTTAEHWLGRPTEPSPGPDAAVLRYLAAFGPASVKDMQTWAGLTRLREAFERLRPRLLTFRDENGVELFDLPDAPRPDADTPAPPRFLPEFDNLLLSHADRSRVVPAGLKGRTWAGNQAYCTLLVDGFLAGLWRQEGDVLTIEPFVRLTKVQREEVVAEAEGLLRTLAGASASYDIRFGTVAA, encoded by the coding sequence ATGACGACGAAGCCGAAGACGACGACGAGCGGCGTGGACGGGAGCAGGAAGGGGGGCGGGGGTGGGAACAGGGGGCGCGGCGTCGGCGCCCACTCCGCACCCCTACTCGAACCCCGCGCCCTCAACCGCGCGACCCTCGCCCGCCAGCTCCTCCTGCGCCGCTCCGCCGGTCGTGGCGTCACGGACGCCGTCCGGCACCTCGTGGGTCTTCAGGCGCAGAACGTGAAGCCGCCGTACTACGCCCTCGCCGCCCGACTCGAAGGGTTCCGGCCCGAGGAGTTGTCGACGGCCATGGAGGACCGTGCCGTCGTCCGCATCGTGACCCTGCGCTCCACCATCCACAGCCACACCGCCGACGACGCCCTCACCCTGCGACCTCTCGTGCAGGGCGCCCGCGACCGGGAGCTGAACAACTTCCGCAGGGGGCTCGCGGGTGTCGACCTGGACCGGCTCGCCGTGATCGCTCGGGAGCTGGTGGAAGCCGAGCCGCACACGATGAAACAGCTGCGTGAGGAACTGCTCGTCCACTGGCCGGACGCCGACCCCTTCGCGCTCTCGGTCGCCGCCCGCTGCCGACTGCCGCTCGTCCAGGTCACCCCGCGCGGGCTGTGGGGCCGCAGCGGCCAGGTCGCGCTGACCACCGCCGAACACTGGCTGGGCCGTCCCACCGAGCCCTCCCCGGGCCCCGACGCGGCCGTCCTGCGCTACCTCGCCGCGTTCGGGCCCGCCTCCGTGAAGGACATGCAGACCTGGGCGGGACTGACCCGGCTGCGCGAGGCCTTCGAACGCCTCCGCCCGCGACTGCTCACCTTCCGTGACGAGAACGGCGTCGAACTCTTCGACCTCCCGGACGCGCCCCGCCCCGATGCCGACACCCCGGCCCCGCCCCGTTTCCTGCCCGAGTTCGACAACCTGCTCCTCTCGCACGCCGACCGCTCCCGGGTGGTGCCCGCCGGTCTCAAAGGGCGTACCTGGGCGGGCAACCAGGCGTACTGCACGCTGCTCGTCGACGGCTTCCTGGCGGGCTTGTGGCGACAGGAGGGGGACGTGCTCACCATCGAACCGTTCGTCCGGCTCACGAAGGTCCAGCGGGAGGAGGTGGTGGCGGAGGCCGAGGGGCTGCTCCGGACACTGGCCGGCGCGTCGGCGTCGTACGACATCCGCTTCGGGACCGTGGCCGCGTAA
- a CDS encoding LysE family translocator, with protein sequence MVSTDRFLAFAAMSLLVIVIPGPSVLFVIGRALAHGRRTAVMTALGNVVGSYLLVAAVAFGIGSLVERSLTVFLVVKLAGAAYLVLLGVRAFRHRKEMKASALRQEPAGAARGDLRTVLDGGLVGLTNPKGLVFFAAVLPQFVDHSAGRVPVQMLVLGLIPISIGLVTDTLWGLTASAARSWFAGSDRRLSLIGGAGGCTLIGLGVTVAVTGRAE encoded by the coding sequence ATGGTGTCCACGGACCGGTTCCTGGCGTTCGCGGCGATGTCGCTGCTGGTGATCGTGATTCCCGGGCCGAGTGTGCTGTTCGTGATCGGTCGGGCGCTCGCGCACGGCCGGCGCACGGCGGTGATGACCGCGCTGGGCAATGTCGTCGGCTCGTATCTGCTGGTGGCCGCGGTCGCCTTCGGGATCGGCTCGCTGGTGGAGCGCTCGCTGACCGTCTTCCTGGTGGTGAAGCTGGCGGGTGCCGCGTATCTGGTCCTGCTGGGGGTGCGGGCGTTCCGGCACCGCAAGGAGATGAAGGCCTCGGCGTTGCGACAGGAGCCCGCGGGCGCGGCGCGCGGCGATCTGCGGACCGTCCTGGACGGCGGCCTCGTCGGCCTCACCAACCCCAAGGGGCTGGTCTTCTTCGCGGCGGTGCTGCCGCAGTTCGTGGACCACTCGGCGGGGCGGGTGCCCGTGCAGATGCTGGTGCTCGGTCTGATCCCGATCTCCATCGGGCTGGTCACCGACACCCTGTGGGGGCTGACGGCGTCGGCGGCCCGCTCCTGGTTCGCGGGCTCGGACCGTCGGCTGTCGCTGATCGGGGGCGCGGGCGGCTGCACCCTGATCGGGCTCGGGGTGACGGTGGCGGTGACGGGTCGCGCGGAGTGA
- a CDS encoding LysR family transcriptional regulator, whose amino-acid sequence MELRQLVYFVTVAEELHFGRAAERLHIVQSAVSQQIRRLERELGAELFDRSPRHVRLTGAGERLLPEARTVLAAVDRARAAVAPAEVLRLGTSTGLGAHLDRVLAGFAERKPAVQVELVSLPAQERLARVVDGRLDAAFVRGAEPLAGVRVLPLWPDPLVVALPAGHPLAARDGIDLAELAPLPLSITARRTNPDLVDLVVGACHDAGFEPLPGPVSGSLQDTLASIGTRPLWTVVYASHARVLHSPRVAFVPFRAPGLALTTGLAVHGATPTPHLDALLAACGDHEN is encoded by the coding sequence ATGGAACTGCGGCAACTCGTCTACTTCGTCACGGTCGCCGAGGAGTTGCACTTCGGGCGGGCGGCGGAGCGTCTGCACATCGTGCAGTCGGCCGTCAGCCAGCAGATACGGCGGCTGGAGCGGGAGCTGGGCGCCGAACTGTTCGACCGTTCACCGCGGCACGTACGGCTGACGGGGGCGGGGGAGCGGCTGCTGCCCGAGGCGCGGACGGTGCTCGCCGCCGTGGACCGGGCCCGCGCTGCGGTCGCCCCGGCCGAGGTGCTGCGTCTGGGCACCAGTACCGGACTCGGCGCTCACCTGGACCGGGTGCTCGCGGGCTTCGCCGAGCGGAAGCCCGCGGTCCAGGTCGAGCTGGTCTCGCTTCCCGCGCAGGAGCGGCTCGCGCGGGTCGTGGACGGTCGCCTCGACGCCGCGTTCGTACGGGGAGCGGAGCCCCTGGCGGGCGTACGTGTGCTGCCGTTGTGGCCCGATCCGCTGGTGGTCGCGCTGCCCGCCGGGCACCCCCTGGCCGCCCGCGACGGGATCGACCTCGCCGAACTGGCCCCACTCCCGCTGAGCATCACCGCGCGCCGGACCAACCCCGACCTGGTCGACCTGGTCGTCGGGGCCTGTCACGACGCCGGCTTCGAACCACTGCCCGGACCGGTGAGCGGCTCCCTGCAGGACACCCTCGCCAGCATCGGGACCCGGCCGCTGTGGACGGTCGTCTACGCCTCGCACGCCCGCGTCCTGCACAGCCCCCGGGTCGCCTTCGTCCCCTTCCGGGCACCGGGACTCGCGCTCACCACGGGACTCGCCGTGCACGGCGCGACGCCGACGCCTCACCTGGACGCCCTGCTCGCGGCCTGCGGCGATCACGAGAACTGA
- the dmpI gene encoding 4-oxalocrotonate tautomerase DmpI — MPIVTIQQGPRDVELKRDLVKRVTDAFVDAYRIPAESVHVWIHEVPADSWGSAGKLTADK, encoded by the coding sequence ATGCCCATCGTCACCATCCAGCAGGGTCCGCGCGACGTCGAGCTCAAGCGGGACCTCGTCAAACGCGTGACCGACGCCTTCGTCGACGCGTACAGGATCCCCGCCGAGAGCGTGCACGTCTGGATCCACGAGGTGCCGGCGGACAGCTGGGGCAGTGCGGGGAAGCTGACCGCCGACAAGTAG
- a CDS encoding serine protease, producing the protein MFGLNCAKRTAALCVATAAAAATALLGAPGAVAAPQPIVGGTTTTTTAYPFMMQITDASQNQFCGGTLVAANKVVTAAHCVVGETTSSVRVVGGRTYLNGTNGTVSKVSKIWINPDYTDATNGDDVAVLTLSTSMSYTPASYVASTDTGVYATGATARIIGWGTTSESGSSSNQLRTATVPIVSNSSCAGSYGSEFVASDMVCAGYTNGGTDTCQGDSGGPLLIGGVLAGITSWGNGCAEAGYPGVYTRLTTFSSLVKTQINS; encoded by the coding sequence ATGTTCGGGCTCAACTGTGCCAAGAGGACCGCCGCTCTCTGCGTGGCCACCGCTGCCGCCGCCGCGACCGCTCTCCTCGGCGCGCCCGGCGCCGTCGCCGCCCCCCAGCCGATCGTCGGCGGCACGACGACGACCACCACCGCGTACCCGTTCATGATGCAGATCACGGACGCCTCGCAGAACCAGTTCTGCGGTGGCACCCTGGTCGCGGCGAACAAGGTGGTCACCGCCGCCCACTGCGTGGTCGGCGAGACCACGAGCAGCGTCCGCGTCGTCGGCGGCAGAACGTACCTCAACGGCACCAACGGCACCGTCAGCAAGGTCAGCAAGATCTGGATCAACCCCGACTACACCGACGCCACCAACGGCGACGACGTGGCCGTACTGACCCTGTCGACGTCGATGTCGTACACCCCGGCGTCGTACGTCGCCTCCACGGACACCGGCGTGTACGCCACCGGCGCCACCGCCCGCATCATCGGCTGGGGCACCACCTCGGAGAGCGGCAGCTCCTCCAACCAACTGCGCACCGCGACCGTCCCGATCGTGTCCAACTCCAGCTGCGCCGGCTCCTACGGCTCCGAATTCGTGGCCAGCGACATGGTCTGCGCCGGTTACACCAACGGCGGTACCGACACCTGCCAGGGCGACAGCGGCGGTCCGCTGCTCATCGGCGGCGTCCTCGCGGGCATCACCTCCTGGGGCAACGGCTGCGCCGAGGCCGGCTACCCGGGCGTCTACACCCGTCTGACGACCTTCTCGAGCCTGGTGAAGACGCAGATCAACTCGTAG
- a CDS encoding AAA family ATPase: MTVRGDFKEPARPRPDLVIGREELFASAREQLSDGGSVLVHGPAGIGKSTVLRALAAECAESARTVLRCSATESESHLPFLALADLLGLVVDQVSDRLPAPQRTALESALTGRGESTLQRDGLALRLAVLSVLRALAAQGPVLIVADDLQWLDPASAELLGFAARRLGEMPVRMLSAVRTDTEPRDQQHDRHLRASPPDTLAVRLNPLSRAQVAELLGHRGYTGLPRTTVRDIHRTSGGNPLFALELGRALAENPARPSPGEPLPVPTSLRALVLSRLEMLSAEARRTLLVASAGARPTLTLLHAAGRDNAEAETAHAASLGLLATERETPGIRFAHPMISAALYAEASAQERRAAHAALSTAASDPIERARHLALASTGTDPQVAARLGEAAAAARDRGAPSVAAGLGLLAARHTPPETVPGPDERRLQAAEDALTAGESDLARDIARDALRRVTAPADRVRAWMVVIDAAGQAMAEVDAVFPQALADAGEDPRLLALVRYQLAWRALLVEGEMAKGREEAAIAAQLAARAGDRPTELLALGFQAQMETLMGHPGAPATIQRAMREPQDPRVACDHNGAGAARFRWLIMGDQLAEARTTITALLREVRRRGMVESEVHFLRGLAETELRSGHCGRALDLARESLRLARDTGIGEAATAMFTSLAEAAGGDVDRALALAREAVDRAEEDGDLVYLSRALGALGHAQLVAGDSLAVVQSLRRVRELEERLGVTDPARGRWHGDLAEALVRIGEPVEAQDVIDATRAQALRLGRESVLAVLDRAEALVRAARGEQGPAVRQLTAAQDRLGKLGYGLEEARAAYALAGLRTHRPGPTSYDEATRLFRRCRALPWLRQVESASAAGPTAASATTPLAPAALDSLAATERQVAALVMEGATNREIAARLFISVKTVEATLTRVYRKLGIRSRVDIVRLAAGRRSG; this comes from the coding sequence GTGACCGTGCGAGGGGACTTCAAGGAGCCTGCGAGACCCCGCCCCGACCTGGTCATCGGACGGGAGGAGCTCTTCGCGAGCGCGCGCGAGCAGCTCTCCGACGGAGGCAGCGTGCTGGTGCACGGCCCCGCCGGAATAGGAAAGTCCACCGTTCTGCGTGCGCTGGCCGCGGAATGCGCCGAATCGGCACGCACCGTCTTGCGCTGCTCGGCGACCGAGTCCGAATCCCATCTGCCCTTCCTCGCCCTGGCCGACCTCCTCGGCCTGGTGGTGGACCAGGTCTCCGACCGGCTGCCCGCCCCGCAGCGCACCGCCCTCGAATCGGCCCTCACCGGCCGCGGAGAATCGACCCTGCAACGCGACGGCCTCGCCCTGCGCCTCGCGGTCCTCTCCGTGCTGCGCGCGCTGGCCGCCCAGGGCCCGGTCCTGATCGTCGCCGACGACCTCCAGTGGCTGGATCCGGCCAGCGCAGAACTGCTCGGCTTCGCCGCCCGCAGGCTCGGCGAGATGCCCGTACGGATGCTGTCCGCGGTGCGCACCGACACCGAGCCACGGGACCAACAGCACGACCGCCATCTACGCGCGTCCCCGCCGGACACCCTGGCCGTGCGGCTCAACCCGCTCTCCCGCGCGCAGGTCGCCGAACTCCTCGGCCACCGCGGCTACACCGGGCTGCCCCGCACGACCGTCCGCGACATCCACCGCACCAGCGGCGGCAACCCGCTCTTCGCGCTGGAACTCGGCCGCGCGCTCGCCGAGAATCCCGCCCGGCCGAGCCCCGGCGAACCCCTGCCCGTGCCGACCTCGTTGCGCGCGCTCGTCCTCAGTCGTCTGGAGATGCTCTCGGCCGAAGCCCGTCGCACCCTGCTCGTCGCGAGCGCGGGCGCCCGCCCCACGCTGACGCTGCTGCACGCGGCCGGGCGCGACAACGCCGAGGCCGAGACCGCGCACGCCGCCTCCCTCGGACTGCTGGCTACCGAGCGCGAGACACCGGGCATCCGGTTCGCGCACCCGATGATCTCGGCCGCCCTGTACGCGGAGGCGAGCGCCCAGGAACGCCGCGCCGCCCATGCCGCGCTCTCCACGGCCGCCTCCGACCCCATCGAACGGGCCCGGCACCTCGCCCTGGCCAGCACCGGTACCGATCCGCAGGTCGCCGCCCGGCTCGGGGAGGCGGCGGCCGCGGCCAGGGACCGGGGCGCGCCCTCGGTCGCGGCCGGGCTCGGGCTGCTCGCGGCCCGGCACACTCCACCGGAGACCGTTCCCGGCCCGGACGAGCGGCGGTTGCAGGCCGCCGAGGACGCGCTGACCGCCGGGGAGTCGGACCTCGCACGGGACATCGCCCGCGACGCGCTCCGCCGGGTCACGGCGCCGGCGGACCGCGTCCGCGCCTGGATGGTCGTCATCGACGCGGCGGGGCAGGCCATGGCCGAGGTCGACGCGGTCTTCCCGCAGGCCCTCGCCGACGCCGGGGAGGATCCCCGGCTGCTCGCGCTCGTGCGCTACCAACTCGCCTGGCGGGCCCTGCTGGTGGAGGGCGAGATGGCCAAGGGCCGCGAGGAGGCCGCGATCGCCGCCCAGCTCGCCGCCCGCGCCGGGGACCGGCCCACCGAACTCCTCGCGCTCGGCTTCCAGGCCCAGATGGAGACCCTGATGGGCCACCCGGGCGCACCCGCCACCATCCAGCGGGCGATGCGCGAGCCGCAGGACCCCCGGGTGGCGTGCGACCACAACGGCGCCGGCGCCGCCCGCTTCCGCTGGCTGATCATGGGCGACCAGCTCGCCGAGGCCCGCACCACGATCACCGCCCTGCTGCGCGAGGTGCGGCGGCGCGGGATGGTCGAGAGCGAGGTGCACTTCCTGCGCGGGCTCGCCGAGACCGAGCTGCGCTCCGGGCACTGCGGGCGGGCGCTCGACCTGGCCCGGGAGAGCCTGCGGCTGGCCCGCGACACGGGAATCGGCGAGGCGGCCACCGCCATGTTCACCTCGCTCGCCGAGGCCGCGGGCGGCGACGTCGACCGGGCGCTGGCGCTGGCCCGGGAGGCCGTGGACCGCGCCGAGGAGGACGGCGACCTGGTCTACCTCTCGCGAGCCCTGGGCGCCCTCGGGCACGCCCAGCTGGTGGCCGGGGACTCGCTCGCGGTCGTGCAGTCCCTGCGGCGCGTACGGGAGCTGGAGGAACGGCTCGGGGTCACGGACCCGGCCCGGGGACGCTGGCACGGCGACCTCGCCGAGGCGCTGGTGCGGATCGGTGAGCCGGTCGAGGCGCAGGACGTCATCGACGCCACGCGGGCGCAGGCGCTGCGGCTCGGGCGGGAGAGCGTGCTCGCCGTGCTCGACCGGGCGGAGGCGCTGGTGCGGGCCGCGCGCGGTGAACAGGGGCCCGCGGTACGTCAGCTGACGGCCGCTCAGGACCGGCTGGGCAAGCTGGGCTACGGCCTGGAGGAGGCCCGGGCGGCGTACGCCCTCGCCGGACTGCGCACCCACCGGCCGGGGCCGACCTCCTACGACGAGGCGACGCGGCTGTTCCGCCGCTGCCGGGCGCTGCCGTGGCTGCGGCAGGTGGAGTCCGCGAGTGCGGCCGGGCCGACGGCGGCCTCGGCCACGACACCGCTCGCTCCCGCCGCGCTCGACAGCCTCGCCGCGACGGAGCGTCAGGTCGCGGCGCTGGTCATGGAGGGCGCCACCAACCGGGAGATAGCCGCGCGGCTGTTCATCAGCGTGAAGACCGTCGAGGCGACGCTGACGCGGGTGTACCGGAAGCTGGGGATACGGTCGCGGGTGGACATCGTTCGGCTGGCTGCGGGGCGCCGGAGCGGGTGA
- a CDS encoding helix-turn-helix transcriptional regulator, whose product MAADTAEAVEMRGALVRLRRATGLPVAFGGLVEPGRAQVRISELSGTATPALSALAVSSGNGLGGKAVALARPCAVTDYSASRQISHEYDVAVATEGLCSVIAVPVVVRRRVRGVLYGALRTAQPLGDRTLGAAVAAARDVEQALVVRDEAQGLLTVAREPEPAVGSPAWEEVREAHGALRALAPRIVDPALRAELLEACGRLAGAAVSDARTPRVDLAPREVDVLACVAAGATNGVAAERLGLRPETVKGYLRSAMRKLGARTRWEAVVAARRAGLLP is encoded by the coding sequence GTGGCAGCAGACACGGCCGAGGCGGTGGAGATGCGTGGTGCGCTGGTACGACTGCGGCGCGCCACGGGGCTGCCGGTCGCCTTCGGCGGCCTCGTCGAACCCGGTCGCGCCCAGGTACGTATCAGCGAACTCAGCGGTACGGCGACGCCCGCGCTCAGCGCCCTCGCCGTGTCCTCGGGCAACGGCCTGGGCGGCAAGGCGGTCGCGTTGGCCCGGCCCTGCGCGGTGACGGACTACTCCGCCTCCCGGCAGATCAGCCACGAGTACGACGTGGCGGTCGCCACGGAGGGCCTGTGCTCCGTGATCGCCGTACCCGTCGTCGTACGCCGCCGGGTGCGCGGGGTGTTGTACGGCGCCCTGCGCACGGCCCAGCCCCTGGGTGACCGCACGCTCGGCGCGGCGGTGGCGGCGGCCCGGGACGTGGAGCAGGCGCTGGTCGTACGGGACGAGGCGCAGGGGCTGCTGACCGTCGCCCGGGAGCCCGAACCGGCGGTCGGGAGCCCCGCGTGGGAAGAGGTCCGCGAGGCGCACGGGGCGCTGCGGGCACTGGCGCCGCGCATCGTCGACCCGGCGCTGCGGGCCGAACTGCTGGAGGCGTGCGGGCGGCTGGCGGGTGCGGCGGTGTCCGACGCCCGGACGCCCCGCGTCGACCTCGCCCCGCGCGAGGTGGACGTTCTCGCCTGCGTCGCGGCGGGAGCCACCAACGGGGTTGCCGCCGAGCGGTTGGGGCTGCGGCCCGAGACGGTCAAGGGGTATCTGCGCTCGGCCATGCGCAAGCTCGGCGCGCGCACCCGGTGGGAGGCCGTGGTCGCCGCGCGCCGAGCCGGTTTGCTCCCGTAG
- a CDS encoding AMP-binding protein, producing the protein MTVTNGATDEFRAARDFLLEHRADYTTAYEGFDWPRPDAFNWALDWFDVIARGNDRTALHIVEEDGERAEFSFAALSERSNRVANWLRARGVRAEDRVLVMLGNQVELWETALAAMKLRAVVIPATTLLGPADLRDRVERGRVRHVIVRAEDAEKFDEVPGRHTRITVGGARPGWQSYEEAYAADASFEPEGVTHSDDPLMLYFTSGTTARPKLVEHTHASYPIGHLSTMYWIGLKPGDVHLNISSPGWAKHAWSNLFAPWNAEATVFIHNYTRFDPGRLMAEMDRAGVTTFCAPPTVWRMLIQADLTQLRTPPREAVAAGEPLNPEVIEQVRRAWGVTIRDGFGQTETAVQVSNSPGQQLKTGSMGRPSPGFRVELLDPVTGAPGAVEGEIALDLSARPVGVMTGYHGDADRTAEAMAGGYYRTGDIGARDEDGYITYVGRADDVFKASDYKISPFELESALLEHEAVAEAAVVPAPDELRLAVPKAYIVLATGHAPGPDLAKVLFEHSRTVLAPYKRIRRLEFGTLPKTISGKIRRIELREATAAGSDAEYREEDFR; encoded by the coding sequence ATGACGGTGACGAACGGTGCGACGGACGAGTTCCGCGCCGCGCGGGACTTCCTGCTGGAGCACCGTGCGGACTACACCACGGCGTACGAGGGCTTCGACTGGCCCCGCCCGGACGCCTTCAACTGGGCGCTCGACTGGTTCGACGTCATCGCACGGGGCAACGACCGCACCGCCCTGCACATCGTCGAGGAGGACGGCGAGCGCGCCGAGTTCTCCTTCGCCGCCCTCTCCGAGCGTTCGAACCGGGTGGCCAACTGGCTGCGCGCGCGGGGCGTACGCGCCGAGGACCGCGTGCTGGTCATGCTCGGCAACCAGGTCGAACTGTGGGAGACGGCCCTCGCCGCGATGAAACTGCGCGCCGTCGTCATCCCCGCGACCACCCTGCTCGGCCCCGCCGACCTGCGCGACCGGGTCGAGCGCGGCCGCGTCCGGCATGTGATCGTGCGCGCCGAGGACGCCGAGAAGTTCGACGAGGTGCCCGGTCGCCACACCCGGATCACGGTGGGGGGAGCGCGGCCCGGCTGGCAGTCGTACGAGGAGGCGTACGCCGCCGACGCGAGCTTCGAGCCCGAGGGCGTCACCCACTCGGACGACCCCCTGATGCTCTACTTCACCTCCGGCACCACCGCCCGCCCCAAGCTCGTCGAACACACCCACGCCTCCTACCCGATCGGTCATCTGTCGACGATGTACTGGATCGGGCTCAAGCCCGGCGACGTGCATCTGAACATCTCCTCGCCCGGCTGGGCCAAGCACGCCTGGTCCAACCTCTTCGCGCCCTGGAACGCGGAGGCGACCGTCTTCATCCACAACTACACGCGCTTCGACCCGGGCCGGCTGATGGCGGAGATGGACCGGGCGGGCGTCACCACCTTCTGCGCCCCGCCCACGGTCTGGCGGATGCTCATCCAGGCCGACCTGACGCAGCTGCGCACCCCGCCACGCGAGGCCGTCGCCGCCGGTGAGCCGCTGAACCCGGAGGTCATCGAGCAGGTGCGGCGCGCCTGGGGCGTCACCATCCGGGACGGCTTCGGGCAGACCGAGACGGCCGTCCAGGTCTCCAACAGCCCCGGGCAGCAGCTCAAGACGGGCTCCATGGGACGGCCGAGTCCCGGCTTCCGTGTCGAACTCCTCGACCCGGTCACGGGTGCGCCCGGGGCGGTGGAGGGGGAGATCGCGCTCGATCTGTCGGCGCGACCGGTGGGCGTGATGACCGGCTACCACGGCGACGCCGACCGCACGGCGGAGGCGATGGCGGGAGGCTACTACCGCACCGGTGACATCGGCGCCCGGGACGAGGACGGATACATCACCTACGTCGGCCGCGCCGACGACGTGTTCAAGGCCTCCGACTACAAGATCTCGCCCTTCGAGCTGGAGAGCGCCCTCCTGGAGCACGAGGCGGTGGCGGAGGCGGCCGTCGTCCCGGCCCCCGACGAACTGCGGCTCGCCGTCCCGAAGGCGTACATCGTCCTCGCCACCGGCCACGCACCGGGCCCCGACCTGGCGAAGGTGCTCTTCGAACACTCGCGGACGGTCCTCGCGCCGTACAAGCGCATCCGCCGTCTGGAGTTCGGCACACTTCCCAAGACCATCTCCGGCAAGATCCGCCGGATCGAGCTGCGCGAGGCCACGGCCGCCGGCTCGGACGCCGAGTACCGCGAGGAGGACTTCCGGTGA